The stretch of DNA GGATCGCCCCCGTCGACTCCGGGGGCGTCGATGCCCGCGAGTCGGACCGTCCGCCGCTCGCCCGCCGCGGTCCGATAGGTGATCCGGTCGCCGCCGGGGACGCCGAGAACCGTCGCCGACGCGCTCGTGGCCGCGACGGCCGCCCTCGTTCCGAGGCGTTCGGCGGCCGTCGACCGGCCGTCGCTCGCGGCGGGCGTCGTCGCCCCGGTGGGCGCGGGCGGCGCGGACTGCGCGGCGACCCCACCGACTGCCAGTCCCACCACGGCGACGACGAGCAGGGCACGGTGGTCCAACGCGTCGACCCGGGTGACGGCGTACGCACCGACGCCGAGAACGACGGCGAGAGCGAGCGCGAACGAGGCGAGCGGGAGCATGATGAACAGGCGGCGTTGCTTCCGGTCAGTCGTCGACCGACTTAGTTATTCGCCCGCGCTCTCACTCCCGATAACGCCCCTGCGGGGCCACGTATCCCGCAGCAACTCGAGGGGTCGGCGGTTCACAGGTGGCGTATTCGACGGATCGAGAGTTCGACGTCGAACCGGTCCAAGGCGGTCGATTCTTGGGCCCGTCCGTCGCGCTCGAACCGCACCCGTTCGACCACCGTCGCGGTGTCGCCGGGGTCGAGGCCGTCGTCCTCGTCGTCGTCCCGGCCGAACCGGAACCGGGGGTAGTCGGTGGCGACGATCCGGAAAACCTCCGCGTGTTCGTACCGGACGCGCACCCGAAACTCGACGTCGCGGATCGGCCGTTCGCCCGTGTTCTCGACGTCGAACTGGTAGCGAACGAACGCGAACTTCTCCAGTTCGGTTCGACGGACGGCGAGTTGACGGTTCCGCACCTCGACGTCCTCGCTCGGGAGCGACGCTGGCGTCGCCGTCGGCGGGGGGGTTCGCGCGGGCGGCGTCGGCGTTCGCGTCGGCGTTCGCGTCGGCGCCGCCCCTCCGTCCCCGGAACCGGGCGTGCCCGTCGTCTCGGGTTCGATGAACAGGCCGCTACAGCCGGCCAGCGACGCGAGGAGGCCCGCCCCGGCGCCGAGGATCGCCCGCCGCCCGGTACGGTCGTCACCCATCGACGCGGACAACGTGGTCGGGGGGATTAAAACTCGCCCTTCGATTCTCAGTATCGAGAGCGGCGGGGCCACGGGGACCCCCAGTCCCTCGGGTCGCGAGCGATCCCCGACCTCCGGGCAACCGGTCGTGTGCCGGTTACGGCCGACGCGAAGCGCCGGCGACGGCGCGACCCTTTTGCTCGCTCACCACTACTGCCGGGTATGAGCTACGAGGCGGTCCTCTTCGACAACGACGGCGTCCTCGTCGAACCGATCGACCGGTCGGTCCTCCGCGGGGCGACCTGGGAAGCCTTCGACGCCCTCGGCGTCCCCGACCCCGACCCCGACGACGTCGACCGCGTCTCGATCGGCGTCACCCCCGACCTGCTCTCGACGGTCTGTGCGACCTATGACCTCGATCCCGCGCGCTTCTGGCGCGCCCGCGACTACCACTCCTCGCACGCCCAGCGCGCCGAACTCCGCGCCGGCCGGGCCGCCCTCTACGACGACTTCGACGCGGTCCGTGCGATCGACGCCCCACGCGGTATCGTCAGTTCGAACCAGCAGGGAACCGTCGAGTTCATGCACGACTTCTTCGCGACTCGCGACCTTTTTGCCACCGCCTACGGGCGCGAGCCGACGGTCCGGAGCCTGTCACGGAAGAAACCGGACCCCTACTACCTCCACCGTGCGCTCGCCGACATCGACGCCGACGCCGCGCTGTTCGTCGGCGACAGCGAATCCGACGTGCGAGCGGCCCGGAACGCGGGCCTCGACGCCGCGTTCGTCCGCCGCCCTCACCGCGAGTCCTACGACCTCTCGGTCGATCCCACCTACGAACTCGACGGGCTGGCCGCCCTCCTCGACGTCGACGGCGTGCCGGTCCGCGGGCGGTAGGCGCCGGGGCTATACCCCTCCAGTCCCTACACGGTGTATGAGCGAGAACGAACGCTCCCTCGCGGACCTGTCGGACGAGGAGTGGCGCGACCGACTCACGGACGACGAGTATCACATCCTGCGAGAACGCGGCACCGAACCCAAGTTCAGCGGCGACTACCTCGATCAGAAGGCGGACGGTACCTACGCCTGTGCGGGGTGTGGGACCGCGCTCTTCGACGCCGACACCAAGTTCGACTCCGGGAGCGGCTGGCCGAGCTTCTACGATATCGTCGACGGGGCCGTCGAACTGGAGACCGACACCCGACACGGGATGCGCCGGACGGAGGTGCTGTGTGCGACGTGTGGCGGCCACCTCGGCCACGTCTTCGAGGACGGTCCCGAGCCGACTGGCAAGCGGTACTGTATCAACTCCGTCGCGCTCGATTTCGACGCCGACGCCTAATCGCCGCCGATATTGACCGTCAACACCGGCACGTCGGACATCGTGACGACCTTCTGTGAGACGCTCCCGAGCATGTTCCGCTCGTAGTCGGCGCCGTGGGTGCCCATGACGACGAGGTCGATCCCCGCCTCGTCGGCGTAGGCGAGCACCTCGTCGGCGGGATTGCCCTGCCTGATCGCCGTCCGGACCGTGACGCCCTCGGCTTCGAGTCGGCTCGCCACCCCGGTGGTCGCCGTCTCCCCCTCGGCCCGGAGGCCGTCGACCACGTCGCCTTGCATCTCCTCTTGGAGCGTCAGGAACGAGCGGTCGTCGATCACGTACAGGGCGTGGACGGTGGCCGACCGGCGCGCGGCGATGTCGGCCGCGTGCTCCATCACCGCGTCCATCGACTCGCTCCCGTCCGTCGGGAGCAGGATGTCCTCGTACATCGTGTACGTCGTCGGTTCGACGCGCGGGTTCTCACCCTTTTCGGTTCTCGTGTGTCAGGAGGAGCAGCCGCTCCGCCGTCCGCGCGAGACAGAACGGCGCGTCGGGCGGGTTGCCGAACGTCACCCGATCGTCGGACGAGACGAACAGGCGAGCGAACGGCCGCCCGCAGGCGGGACACTCGTACCCCTCCCGGTTCTCCAGATACATCGACGCGCCGTCCTGTGTGTGGAGTTTCAGCCCCGCGCGGTAGTCGTGGACGTCGAAGCCCTCCGAGAGATCGAGACGCTCGGCCATGTTCGGGAGCCAC from Haloplanus salinus encodes:
- a CDS encoding HAD family hydrolase; its protein translation is MSYEAVLFDNDGVLVEPIDRSVLRGATWEAFDALGVPDPDPDDVDRVSIGVTPDLLSTVCATYDLDPARFWRARDYHSSHAQRAELRAGRAALYDDFDAVRAIDAPRGIVSSNQQGTVEFMHDFFATRDLFATAYGREPTVRSLSRKKPDPYYLHRALADIDADAALFVGDSESDVRAARNAGLDAAFVRRPHRESYDLSVDPTYELDGLAALLDVDGVPVRGR
- the msrB gene encoding peptide-methionine (R)-S-oxide reductase MsrB; the protein is MSENERSLADLSDEEWRDRLTDDEYHILRERGTEPKFSGDYLDQKADGTYACAGCGTALFDADTKFDSGSGWPSFYDIVDGAVELETDTRHGMRRTEVLCATCGGHLGHVFEDGPEPTGKRYCINSVALDFDADA
- a CDS encoding universal stress protein encodes the protein MYEDILLPTDGSESMDAVMEHAADIAARRSATVHALYVIDDRSFLTLQEEMQGDVVDGLRAEGETATTGVASRLEAEGVTVRTAIRQGNPADEVLAYADEAGIDLVVMGTHGADYERNMLGSVSQKVVTMSDVPVLTVNIGGD
- a CDS encoding DUF7385 family protein, which produces MAERLDLSEGFDVHDYRAGLKLHTQDGASMYLENREGYECPACGRPFARLFVSSDDRVTFGNPPDAPFCLARTAERLLLLTHENRKG